In a genomic window of Gemmatimonas sp. UBA7669:
- a CDS encoding LytR/AlgR family response regulator transcription factor, translating to MRVLIVDDEALARQRVRRLLQNEADVEVVGEAETGREAVAMIRELQPDLVCLDVQMPGLDGFGVLEELDGGPVPMVLFITAYDEHAQRAFDVHAVDYVLKPVDADRFRAAFDKARKQRANAVAAERLGELLETVRRLADGSAASAGAADLAAGLAAGAAAGSAAAVPGAGNGRYASRILVKQDGRMFFVKTTEIDWIEADRNYVRLHVGKTAHTIRERISHLEETLDPRLFARIHRSTIVNLNRVREMQQWFSGDYVVILEDGTRLRLSRHYRDRVEKQVGV from the coding sequence GTGCGAGTCCTGATCGTGGATGACGAGGCGCTGGCGCGGCAACGCGTGCGCCGTCTGCTGCAGAACGAGGCCGACGTGGAAGTCGTCGGCGAAGCGGAAACCGGTCGTGAGGCGGTGGCGATGATTCGCGAACTGCAGCCCGATCTGGTGTGTCTCGATGTGCAGATGCCGGGCCTCGATGGCTTCGGGGTGCTGGAAGAGCTCGACGGTGGTCCCGTCCCCATGGTGCTGTTCATCACGGCCTACGACGAGCACGCCCAGCGGGCGTTCGATGTGCATGCCGTGGACTATGTGCTCAAGCCCGTGGATGCCGACCGTTTCCGCGCGGCCTTCGACAAGGCGCGCAAGCAGCGCGCGAATGCGGTGGCCGCCGAGCGTCTCGGCGAGTTGCTGGAGACGGTGCGCCGATTGGCCGATGGCAGCGCCGCCTCGGCCGGAGCGGCCGATCTGGCCGCCGGTCTCGCGGCGGGCGCCGCGGCCGGCAGTGCGGCTGCCGTGCCAGGCGCCGGCAACGGCCGCTACGCGAGCCGCATTCTGGTCAAGCAGGATGGCCGCATGTTCTTCGTGAAGACCACGGAGATCGACTGGATTGAAGCCGATCGCAACTATGTGCGCCTGCACGTGGGCAAGACGGCACACACCATCCGCGAGCGCATCAGCCATCTCGAGGAAACACTCGATCCGCGGCTGTTCGCGCGCATTCATCGCTCCACCATCGTGAACCTCAACCGCGTGCGCGAGATGCAGCAGTGGTTCTCGGGCGACTACGTGGTCATC